One Aquipuribacter hungaricus genomic window carries:
- a CDS encoding LacI family DNA-binding transcriptional regulator: MTTLDVIAAEVGVSPATVSRALRGKNGVSDAVRLRVLAAAEAAGYVASKRSTGLDTDVVGLVVPELDNPVFPAFVQRMQTLLVQQGYTPIVGSQFTPGVSEDEWVELMLGRSMAGLVVVSGMHADTTSPPDRYLRLRRLGVPLVLVNGFVPDLDATFIAVDDATAVEMAAQHLGTLGHRRIGLAVGPERYTPVVRKVEAVQRFVAARADGGDPFTGLVEHSLFTIEGGQAAGRRLIEAGATGIVTASDPMALGVIRAARAMGLSIPRDVSVIGFDDSPVNAFMDPPLTSLRQPVGDMASVAITALVEQLRTGQHPTTEYLFAPELIVRGTTGPVRR; the protein is encoded by the coding sequence ATGACCACCCTCGACGTCATCGCTGCCGAGGTGGGCGTGAGCCCCGCCACCGTGAGCCGTGCCCTGCGCGGCAAGAACGGGGTCAGCGACGCCGTGCGGCTCCGGGTGCTGGCCGCGGCGGAGGCCGCCGGGTACGTGGCGAGCAAGCGGAGCACGGGCCTGGACACCGACGTCGTCGGCCTGGTCGTGCCCGAGCTGGACAACCCCGTCTTCCCCGCGTTCGTCCAGCGGATGCAGACGCTGCTCGTCCAGCAGGGCTACACCCCGATCGTCGGCTCCCAGTTCACGCCCGGCGTGAGCGAGGACGAGTGGGTGGAGCTCATGCTCGGCCGGTCGATGGCGGGGCTGGTCGTGGTCTCCGGCATGCACGCCGACACCACCTCCCCGCCGGACCGGTACCTGCGGCTGCGCCGGCTCGGCGTCCCGCTCGTGCTGGTCAACGGCTTCGTGCCGGACCTGGACGCCACCTTCATCGCCGTGGACGACGCGACCGCGGTCGAGATGGCCGCCCAGCACCTGGGCACGCTCGGGCACCGCAGGATCGGCCTGGCGGTCGGCCCCGAGCGCTACACGCCGGTCGTGCGCAAGGTGGAGGCGGTGCAGCGGTTCGTCGCGGCGCGCGCCGACGGGGGCGACCCGTTCACCGGCCTCGTCGAGCACTCCCTGTTCACCATCGAGGGCGGCCAGGCCGCCGGGCGGCGGCTCATCGAGGCCGGCGCCACCGGCATCGTCACCGCGTCGGACCCGATGGCGCTGGGCGTCATCCGGGCGGCGAGGGCGATGGGGCTGTCGATCCCGCGGGACGTGTCCGTCATCGGCTTCGACGACTCCCCCGTCAACGCGTTCATGGACCCGCCGCTGACCTCGCTGCGCCAGCCCGTCGGCGACATGGCCTCCGTGGCGATCACGGCGCTGGTCGAGCAGCTGCGGACCGGGCAGCACCCGACGACGGAGTACCTGTTCGCCCCCGAGCTCATCGTCCGAGGGACGACGGGCCCGGTGCGCCGCTAG